In one window of Maribacter sp. BPC-D8 DNA:
- a CDS encoding YebC/PmpR family DNA-binding transcriptional regulator yields MGRAFEFRKARKMKRWSAMSKAFTRIGKDIVMAVKEGGPDPDSNSRLRAVIQNAKSVNMPKDNVERAIKRASDKSLGDYKEVLFEGYAPHGIAILVETATDNNTRTVANVRSYFNKCNGNMGTSGSVEFMFDHTCNFRIPAEGLDPEEIELELIDFGAEEVFIDDDGILIYGPFESFGALQKELENREIEILSSGFERIPQVTKALTEEEAADVEKLLEKLEEDDDVQNVYHSMEE; encoded by the coding sequence ATGGGAAGAGCTTTTGAATTTAGAAAAGCACGTAAAATGAAAAGATGGTCAGCAATGTCCAAAGCCTTTACTCGTATAGGCAAAGATATTGTGATGGCCGTAAAAGAAGGCGGACCAGATCCAGATTCCAATTCACGCTTAAGAGCTGTTATACAGAATGCAAAGTCTGTAAACATGCCAAAAGACAATGTGGAACGCGCCATTAAAAGAGCAAGTGACAAAAGTCTTGGTGATTATAAAGAAGTTCTTTTTGAAGGATATGCGCCACACGGTATAGCTATATTAGTTGAAACTGCAACTGACAACAATACTAGAACAGTAGCGAATGTTAGAAGTTATTTTAATAAATGTAATGGAAATATGGGTACATCAGGATCCGTAGAATTTATGTTTGATCATACTTGTAATTTTAGAATACCAGCTGAAGGTTTAGACCCTGAAGAAATAGAATTAGAGTTAATTGATTTTGGAGCTGAAGAGGTTTTCATTGATGATGACGGAATACTAATTTATGGCCCTTTTGAAAGTTTTGGAGCACTACAAAAAGAATTAGAGAACCGTGAAATTGAAATATTATCATCAGGTTTTGAAAGAATACCACAAGTAACAAAAGCACTTACCGAAGAAGAAGCCGCAGATGTTGAAAAGCTTCTAGAAAAATTAGAAGAAGATGATGATGTACAGAATGTATATCATTCTATGGAGGAATAA
- a CDS encoding 4a-hydroxytetrahydrobiopterin dehydratase, giving the protein MKEIEKFTDQQIADYLGQLDGWEYVDGAIETTFEFKNFKEAFSVMTRIAFECEAQGHHPDWSNVYNTVNIRLNTHDANGVTEKDFVLARTIEDIIESEF; this is encoded by the coding sequence ATGAAAGAAATAGAAAAATTTACTGACCAGCAAATAGCGGACTATTTAGGTCAACTTGACGGATGGGAATATGTGGATGGCGCCATAGAGACCACCTTTGAATTTAAAAATTTTAAAGAAGCATTTTCGGTAATGACACGTATAGCCTTTGAATGCGAGGCGCAAGGTCATCACCCAGATTGGAGCAATGTTTACAATACAGTAAATATTCGTCTAAACACCCATGATGCTAATGGTGTTACCGAAAAAGATTTTGTTTTAGCCAGAACGATTGAAGATATAATAGAAAGTGAATTTTAA